A stretch of Lactuca sativa cultivar Salinas chromosome 6, Lsat_Salinas_v11, whole genome shotgun sequence DNA encodes these proteins:
- the LOC111901592 gene encoding serine/threonine-protein kinase MPS1: protein MDSREEDNLPADHNHDPNLYRSFNASTSSSSSSFNSSPPDFLRNVQAAFKRHRMMPRMNLNNFQPRRLVAHRQETSNSSSPILDSKTDESHHVSAKPLAKNMTTLTTYNHESASVTPPSISGTPTEEGKFKSVDAQRCQPSFNCDCKNKNSFDLPCLQCKQVVPVDAPKKVQFTLENDARSHMGSLALTEMECDTNNQLNAPAVLNHDPNLQNVHNLDSDLTSRPNDERNFLQSDFGHHMTSSSNLGSTCCATTLVNSVHAPMVNSTIHSYPENKCELPRNQQGKETGLSSSTSSMLKDPPPVSDKSTKGDPLSVDAIDLKNDVKSASLKSGKQEKPSSKKDASAPRKRNYDPDLFFKVNGKLYQRLGKIGSGGSSEVHKVISQDCTIYALKKIKLKGRDYATAYGFCQEIEYLNKLKGKDHIIQLIDYEVTDKALLKEVMSGCMSNKDGRVKEDGCIYMVLEYGEIDLAHMLSHKWRELDTSSSTIDENWLRFYWQQILLAVKTIHEERIVHSDLKPANFLLVRGSLKLIDFGIAKAILSDTTNIQRDSQVGTLSYMSPEAFMCNETDANGNTIKCGRPSDIWSLGCILYQMVYGKTPFADYTTFWAKFKVITDPNHEIHYQPPPPNPWLLDLIKKCLAWDRKQRWTIPQLLQHPFLVPPIPVPVSDRNLIQLVSDSCREDRNAMLMCSRLQELVTDPVGLGSVDEKCKLLDEMSRLCIQLKELLGKPESN from the exons ATGGACAGCAGGGAGGAGGATAACCTTCCGGCAGACCACAACCATGATCCCAATCTCTACCGTTCATTTAACGCAAGCacgtcttcttcttcatcttccttcAACTCTTCTCCCCCTGACTTCCTCCGTAATGTACAAGCCGCCTTCAAACGCCAtc GTATGATGCCTCGGATGAACTTGAACAACTTCCAACCTAGACGATTAGTGGCTCATCGACAGGAAACATCAAATAGCTCAAGCCCAATACTAGATTCCAAAACGGATGAATCTCATCATGTTTCAGCAAAACCATTGGCCAAGAATATGACGACTCTTACCACTTATAATCATGAATCTGCTTCAGTCACACCACCTTCGATTTCTGGCACACCTACTGAAGAAGGGAAATTTAAATCAGTTGATGCTCAGAGATGTCAACCTAGTTTCAACTGTGACTGTAAAAACAAAAATTCTTTTGATTTGCCATGCTTACAATGCAAACAAGTTGTACCAGTTGATGCTCCAAAGAAGGTTCAGTTTACATTGGAAAATGATGCACGATCTCATATGGGTTCACTTGCATTGACAGAAATGGAATGTGACACAAATAATCAACTAAATGCCCCAGCTGTTCTCAATCATGATCCCAATCTCCAGAATGTTCATAATTTGGATTCTGATCTTACTTCAAGGCCTAATGATGAAAGAAACTTCCTACAAAGTGACTTTGGACACCACATGACTTCATCTTCAAACCTTGGCTCAACTTGTTGTGCCACAACACTAGTGAATTCAGTACATGCTCCCATGGTTAATTCAACAATACACAGCTATCCTGAAAACAAATGTGAGCTTCCTAGAAATCAGCAAGGTAAAGAAACAGGATTATCTTCTTCTACTTCTAGCATGCTTAAAGATCCTCCTCCTGTTTCTGACAAGTCAACCAAGGGGGACCCACTTTCAGTTGATGCTATTGATTTAAAGAATGATGTGAAATCAGCATCTTTGAAGTCTGGAAAGCAGGAAAAGCCTTCTTCAAAGAAAGATGCTTCAGCACCTCGTAAGCGAAATTATGATCCGGATTTGTTTTTTAAGGTTAATGGAAAACTCTATCAAAGGCTTGGAAAGATAGGAAGTGGAGGAAGCAGTGAGGTCCATAAAGTAATTTCTCAAGATTGTACAATCTATGCATTGAAAAAGATAAAGCTTAAAGGTCGTGACTATGCAACTGCATATGGGTTCTGTCAGGAAATCGAATATTTAAACAAACTCAAAGGAAAGGACCATATTATCCAACTCATTGATTATGAG GTGACAGATAAGGCTTTGCTGAAGGAAGTGATGAGTGGTTGTATGAGCAATAAAGATGGAAGAGTGAAGGAAGATGGGTGTATATACATGGTACTTGAATATGGTGAAATAGATTTAGCTCACATGCTTTCACACAAATGGAGGGAACTTGACACTTCCAGCTCCACCATTGATGAGAACTGGCTTCGTTTTTATTGGCAG CAAATACTTTTAGCTGTTAAAACCATTCATGAGGAACGCATTGTGCACTCAGACTTGAAGCCAGCCAATTTTCTCCTTGTGAGAGGCTCTCTCAAACTTATAGATTTTGGTATTGCAAAAGCTATTTTAAGTGACACCACAAACATTCAACGCGATTCTCAG GTGGGGACACTAAGTTACATGTCCCCTGAAGCATTCATGTGCAATGAAACAGATGCAAATGGGAACACCATAAAATGTGGTAGACCCTCAGACATTTGGTCACTCGGATGTATACTTTACCAAATGGTATATGGAAAAACACCATTTGCTGATTACACAACTTTTTGGGCAAAATTCAAAGTCATAACCGATCCAAATCATGAAATCCATTACCAACCACCTCCCCCAAATCCATGGCTTCTTGACCTAATCAAGAAATGCCTCGCGTGGGACCGCAAACAAAGATGGACTATCCCTCAACTCCTTCAGCACCCTTTCCTTGTCCCCCCGATTCCGGTTCCGGTGTCCGACCGGAATCTTATTCAGTTGGTTTCCGATTCCTGTCGTGAGGATCGGAATGCGATGTTGATGTGTTCGAGGCTTCAAGAATTGGTGACGGACCCGGTCGGTTTGGGATCGGTTGATGAAAAATGTAAGTTGCTTGATGAAATGTCGAGGCTTTGTATTCAATTGAAGGAGTTGTTAGGTAAACCGGAATCTAATTAG